One Erysipelothrix amsterdamensis DNA window includes the following coding sequences:
- a CDS encoding ABC transporter substrate-binding protein has product MKKLMIAFVAALLVLTGCGSQGSSSTLTVAAPASQNGDFVAGFGSNAYDRWATNLMHVGASVFYIDRDTSEIKPNPNFVESHEVKADSEGNKTYTFKIKGGNKYSDGTEITAKDYVMAMLFRTHPAWMKVASMESTGDELLGYNAYSTGESKVFEGVKLIDDNTFSLTIDKANLPYYFEASKADISPEPMHVWFKDAKLNAEGNAFDNTPEEIQAAVEYVSTTERYKPTVVVGAYKLESYENGTTILVKNDQYAGNYEGKKPEVEKVVIRQVDSNVTVQAIEKGEVDLSPGNIEGEYINKAKELELQTVNYPRNGFGNITLKANKGPTQYKEVRQSIGYMLNRNEFVQKIAGGYGSVVNGPFGLSQWFYKDNKDKIESSLIDYTYNITKANELLDQSIYKFEKDGVTPFDASKASKDYARYDADGNKLVVKHFGSEKNSVTDLIVSQLVPAAEKAGMEYYIEQGEFATLGAYMQGREENDFNAFNLATSFTSLYDPWQNHSKYVGTGLNWSDISDPELDAAIEKVRRIEPGNREAYSEAVVEYFQLWNDLLFQIPLYSNLYHDIASNRVKGLEKVTPEMDWSKTIEYISIEG; this is encoded by the coding sequence ATGAAAAAATTAATGATTGCATTCGTTGCAGCGTTATTGGTTCTTACTGGTTGTGGATCACAAGGTTCATCCAGTACATTAACGGTTGCAGCCCCTGCTTCACAAAATGGTGACTTTGTGGCAGGGTTCGGATCAAATGCCTATGACCGATGGGCAACTAACTTAATGCACGTTGGTGCAAGCGTTTTCTATATTGATCGCGATACTTCGGAGATCAAGCCAAATCCTAACTTCGTAGAAAGTCACGAAGTAAAAGCAGACAGCGAAGGAAATAAAACTTATACCTTCAAAATCAAAGGTGGCAACAAATACTCTGATGGAACAGAGATCACAGCAAAAGACTACGTTATGGCTATGTTGTTCCGTACACATCCAGCTTGGATGAAAGTTGCATCAATGGAAAGTACCGGAGACGAACTTTTAGGATACAACGCATATAGTACAGGGGAATCAAAAGTTTTCGAAGGGGTTAAATTAATCGATGACAACACATTCTCATTAACAATTGATAAAGCAAACTTGCCTTACTACTTTGAAGCAAGTAAAGCGGATATCTCACCTGAACCAATGCATGTTTGGTTTAAGGATGCTAAATTAAATGCTGAAGGAAATGCATTCGACAACACACCTGAAGAAATTCAAGCAGCTGTTGAATATGTTTCAACAACTGAACGATACAAACCAACTGTAGTAGTCGGTGCGTATAAGTTAGAAAGCTATGAAAATGGTACAACAATTCTTGTTAAAAATGATCAATATGCAGGAAACTACGAAGGTAAAAAACCTGAAGTTGAAAAAGTTGTAATCCGTCAAGTTGACTCAAACGTTACAGTACAAGCGATCGAAAAAGGTGAAGTTGATTTATCACCAGGTAACATCGAAGGTGAATACATCAATAAAGCAAAAGAACTTGAATTACAAACAGTTAACTATCCACGTAATGGATTCGGTAACATCACATTAAAAGCTAACAAAGGACCTACTCAATATAAAGAAGTACGTCAATCAATTGGTTACATGTTAAACCGTAACGAATTTGTTCAAAAAATTGCTGGTGGATACGGTTCTGTAGTTAACGGACCATTTGGACTATCACAATGGTTCTATAAAGATAACAAGGACAAGATTGAAAGTTCACTTATTGACTATACTTACAACATTACTAAAGCAAACGAATTACTCGATCAATCAATCTACAAATTCGAAAAAGATGGTGTAACACCATTTGATGCAAGTAAAGCAAGTAAAGATTATGCTCGTTACGATGCAGATGGAAATAAACTTGTTGTTAAACACTTTGGTTCTGAAAAGAACTCAGTAACAGATTTAATTGTTTCTCAATTAGTTCCTGCAGCTGAAAAAGCTGGTATGGAATACTACATTGAGCAAGGAGAATTTGCTACATTAGGTGCATACATGCAAGGACGTGAAGAGAATGACTTTAATGCATTTAACCTTGCAACATCATTCACATCACTATACGATCCATGGCAAAACCATTCAAAATATGTTGGTACAGGTTTAAACTGGAGTGATATTTCAGATCCAGAACTTGATGCAGCTATTGAAAAGGTACGTCGTATTGAACCAGGAAACCGTGAAGCTTATTCAGAAGCAGTTGTAGAATACTTCCAACTTTGGAATGATCTCTTGTTCCAAATTCCTCTCTACTCAAATCTATACCATGATATCGCGTCAAACCGAGTTAAAGGTTTAGAAAAAGTAACACCAGAGATGGACTGGTCAAAAACTATAGAATATATCTCAATCGAAGGATAA
- a CDS encoding ABC transporter permease yields the protein MFKYMIKRIMSLIPVVIIISIMLFSLVKMMPGDPVIGMINPAIKDPVQYQRAYDEAAERIGHNKPLPEQYVRWVKNTLSGDLGISTSKNKPVKEVIATPLKNTVFLNIISTTIAFVISIIVGIKSAVNRGGKFDKFWQVFSLVGMSMPTLLISILLIYFFAIKLSIFPTGGMPLAGTTGIAYVGQWFRYAALPIITLTIGSFASTIRYVRNAMIEVLNSDYIRTARAKGLSGKVIVYSHAFRNALIPVVTVLAGSIAGIFGGAAITEQIFSWNGIGNVLIQGVGSRDLMLVLAMNMFYAILSLVSNIVMDIGYAMVDPRVKLD from the coding sequence ATGTTTAAGTATATGATAAAACGGATTATGTCGTTGATTCCTGTTGTGATCATCATTTCAATCATGCTATTTTCATTAGTGAAAATGATGCCTGGTGATCCCGTAATAGGAATGATAAACCCAGCGATTAAAGATCCAGTACAATACCAAAGGGCTTATGATGAAGCTGCAGAGCGCATCGGTCATAACAAGCCACTCCCAGAACAATATGTTCGCTGGGTAAAAAACACACTTTCGGGTGATTTAGGGATTTCAACATCTAAAAATAAACCCGTAAAAGAGGTTATTGCAACACCACTAAAAAATACAGTATTTCTTAATATAATTTCTACAACAATTGCGTTTGTTATCTCAATTATTGTAGGTATTAAATCAGCCGTGAATCGTGGCGGAAAATTTGATAAGTTTTGGCAAGTCTTTTCACTTGTCGGAATGTCAATGCCAACATTGTTAATCTCGATCTTGTTAATTTACTTCTTCGCAATTAAATTAAGCATCTTCCCTACAGGTGGGATGCCACTTGCTGGAACTACAGGGATTGCATATGTGGGTCAATGGTTCCGTTATGCAGCCTTACCAATTATCACCTTAACCATTGGTTCATTTGCATCGACAATTCGATATGTCCGAAATGCAATGATTGAAGTGTTAAACAGTGATTATATTCGTACTGCACGTGCTAAAGGGTTATCAGGAAAAGTCATTGTCTATTCGCATGCGTTTAGAAATGCTCTAATTCCAGTTGTAACGGTTCTTGCAGGTTCGATTGCTGGTATTTTTGGGGGTGCCGCAATTACCGAACAGATCTTCTCATGGAACGGGATTGGAAACGTCTTGATTCAAGGAGTTGGTAGTCGTGACCTCATGCTTGTATTAGCAATGAACATGTTCTATGCAATCCTATCACTCGTTTCAAACATTGTTATGGATATTGGATACGCGATGGTTGACCCACGTGTTAAATTAGATTAG
- a CDS encoding ABC transporter permease subunit gives MDNNKKNSFWTSIKSMFANLFKSGGQRREELEDLIADDVVISPSKQIARNFFENKLGVTGLVAFILIFVVVFGTTTFRPYNSYDHETVLNNLAPGTKYLNIPKEIQGKNIDTISSGTSYSVALDDAGKVHFWGQRPDKKFKVDQIVEKTKNSKIKSLASGDKFVVAVTENNQFIGVGENTFSQTELPFDVMEELGSDNIVKVAAGKRFTAIVTDTGKIYTWGSVLENNLDNIPKSIQGRVKDIAIGQFNIIALLDDGSLTAFGQGGTEVGAIPTELTDGSVKVTQVELTKTSAMALDADGNVHTWGAHGKYQSIPELDGKVVQIASTLSSFNALTESGSVYAWGEGKFNLTDVPSSVTNVKNKQIFSDHFQSFAVSEDNQINGWGNKGFILGTDDMGRSIGERLLYGGRISLTVGAISMIISTLIGVLVGLIAGFYGGWVDNLLMRIAEVISAFPFLPLAITLSALLPSSTTQSQRLAMIMVILGVISWPGVARLVRGQILAEREKDFVLAARALGLKEKTIIIRHILPSVFNFIIVNMTLGYASSLLTEAGLSYLGFGVKPPSPSWGNMLNGVANTTVIENYWWQWLLPALCVMLTALSVNLMGDALRDAMDPKSNQK, from the coding sequence ATGGACAACAATAAGAAAAATTCATTTTGGACAAGTATCAAATCGATGTTTGCTAATCTGTTTAAGAGCGGTGGGCAACGACGCGAAGAACTTGAAGATTTAATCGCTGATGATGTGGTAATTAGCCCATCAAAACAAATTGCGAGAAACTTTTTTGAAAATAAATTAGGTGTTACAGGACTTGTAGCATTCATATTAATATTTGTGGTTGTATTTGGTACCACAACATTTAGACCGTATAATTCATACGATCATGAAACAGTATTAAATAACTTAGCGCCTGGGACAAAGTATTTAAATATTCCCAAGGAAATACAAGGCAAAAACATTGATACAATAAGCAGTGGTACTTCATACTCTGTTGCATTAGATGATGCAGGAAAAGTACATTTCTGGGGACAACGCCCTGATAAGAAATTTAAAGTGGATCAAATCGTTGAAAAAACTAAGAATAGTAAAATTAAGTCACTTGCGTCAGGAGATAAATTTGTTGTTGCAGTCACCGAAAACAATCAATTTATTGGTGTAGGTGAAAATACATTCTCTCAAACAGAACTACCATTTGATGTCATGGAAGAACTTGGTAGTGACAACATTGTTAAAGTAGCAGCAGGAAAACGTTTTACTGCGATTGTTACAGATACAGGAAAAATCTATACATGGGGTAGTGTTCTTGAAAACAACCTCGATAATATTCCGAAAAGCATCCAAGGTCGTGTTAAAGATATCGCAATTGGACAATTTAACATCATCGCTTTACTTGATGACGGTTCATTGACAGCATTTGGTCAAGGTGGTACTGAAGTAGGTGCCATTCCGACAGAATTAACAGATGGTTCTGTAAAAGTTACTCAAGTAGAACTTACTAAGACTTCAGCAATGGCTTTAGATGCTGATGGTAATGTTCATACATGGGGAGCACACGGTAAATATCAAAGCATTCCAGAACTTGATGGTAAAGTAGTGCAAATTGCATCAACCTTATCATCATTTAACGCACTTACAGAATCTGGAAGTGTTTATGCTTGGGGTGAAGGTAAATTTAATTTAACGGATGTTCCATCATCAGTAACAAACGTTAAAAACAAACAAATTTTCTCAGATCATTTCCAATCATTTGCTGTGAGCGAAGATAATCAAATTAATGGTTGGGGTAACAAAGGTTTTATCTTGGGAACGGATGACATGGGACGCTCAATTGGAGAACGCTTGCTTTATGGTGGTCGTATCTCATTAACAGTTGGTGCGATTTCAATGATTATTTCTACCCTCATCGGTGTGCTTGTTGGTTTAATTGCTGGATTCTACGGTGGTTGGGTTGATAACTTACTCATGCGTATTGCTGAAGTTATTAGTGCTTTCCCATTCTTACCGCTTGCAATTACCTTATCGGCTTTATTACCTTCCTCAACAACACAATCACAACGTCTTGCGATGATTATGGTTATTTTAGGGGTAATCTCTTGGCCGGGTGTTGCACGTCTTGTACGTGGCCAAATCCTAGCTGAACGTGAGAAAGATTTCGTTCTTGCTGCACGTGCATTAGGACTGAAAGAAAAAACAATTATTATTCGCCATATTTTACCAAGTGTATTTAACTTTATTATTGTTAATATGACACTTGGATATGCATCAAGCTTACTTACAGAAGCTGGATTGTCATATTTAGGATTTGGTGTTAAGCCACCTTCACCATCATGGGGTAATATGCTCAATGGTGTTGCAAATACAACAGTTATTGAAAATTACTGGTGGCAATGGCTTCTACCAGCACTCTGCGTTATGCTTACAGCCTTGTCTGTTAACTTAATGGGAGATGCACTTCGCGATGCAATGGATCCGAAGTCGAACCAGAAGTAG
- a CDS encoding oligopeptide/dipeptide ABC transporter ATP-binding protein, which produces MENKDNRVLIKVEHLQKYFPIKKSSVFQRKQEYVKANKDISIEIFEGETLGLVGESGCGKSTFGRTLIQLYDQTGGVSLYYGETIEEMMPEYVRGVYKSIPKVFGKHDAEYKAIKDLESKIEGTSGEEFIELNESLRLLKIAYETTYGNIFRLAGGLLVHDNLNEVSKLLLSKYQKGSAVAKLHKELEMETLRNTMHDKKANGNVSSLKEKLAAAQKELDDVNVVINEMKAKLSSHDNFEEYESLLDDGIDLSSLNKQEMRFLRKDLQIIFQDPYSSLDPRFTVGNIIGEGLIAHKLFKDANSDEYNEYIIDIMEKCGLQKEFIHRYPHQFSGGQRQRIGIARALALRPKFIVCDEAVSALDVSIQSQVINLLQDLKDEHNLTYLFITHDLGVVRYISDRIGVMYFGNLVELAPAEEIFSNPQHPYTKQLLAAIPRMEKDEAEIAELLKVVPNGIFDFTFEETGEADKDWYEVAPDHFVACRLLNAEAKNKKGGM; this is translated from the coding sequence ATGGAAAATAAAGATAATCGCGTTCTCATAAAGGTTGAACACTTACAAAAATATTTCCCAATTAAAAAATCCAGTGTTTTCCAACGTAAACAAGAATATGTAAAAGCCAACAAAGATATCTCAATTGAAATTTTTGAAGGTGAAACATTAGGACTTGTTGGAGAATCCGGTTGTGGTAAATCCACGTTTGGTCGTACATTAATTCAATTGTACGATCAAACAGGTGGTGTATCACTTTATTATGGTGAAACAATTGAAGAAATGATGCCTGAGTACGTACGCGGAGTATATAAATCAATACCAAAAGTTTTTGGTAAACATGATGCAGAATACAAAGCGATTAAAGACCTTGAATCAAAAATTGAAGGAACATCAGGCGAAGAATTTATTGAACTTAATGAATCTTTGCGTCTTTTAAAGATTGCATATGAGACAACATACGGAAATATTTTCCGTCTTGCAGGTGGACTTCTTGTTCATGATAATCTGAACGAAGTGAGTAAATTGCTTCTTTCAAAATATCAAAAAGGGAGTGCAGTAGCGAAGTTACATAAAGAACTTGAAATGGAAACATTGCGCAATACCATGCATGATAAAAAAGCAAATGGTAATGTATCAAGTTTAAAAGAAAAATTAGCAGCAGCTCAAAAAGAGCTTGATGACGTTAATGTGGTTATTAACGAAATGAAGGCAAAATTATCATCACATGATAATTTTGAAGAATATGAATCTTTACTTGATGATGGTATCGATTTATCATCATTAAACAAACAAGAGATGCGTTTCTTACGTAAGGATTTACAAATTATTTTCCAAGATCCATATTCATCACTTGATCCTCGTTTTACCGTAGGAAACATCATTGGAGAAGGGCTGATTGCTCATAAACTCTTCAAGGATGCAAACAGTGACGAATACAACGAATACATTATTGATATAATGGAAAAATGTGGACTTCAGAAAGAATTTATACACCGTTATCCTCACCAATTTTCAGGTGGACAACGTCAACGTATTGGGATTGCTCGTGCATTAGCGCTTCGTCCTAAGTTTATCGTTTGTGATGAAGCTGTTAGTGCATTGGATGTATCCATCCAGTCTCAAGTTATTAACTTACTTCAAGATCTTAAAGATGAGCACAACTTAACATACCTATTCATTACCCATGACTTGGGTGTGGTACGTTATATTAGTGACCGTATTGGTGTTATGTATTTTGGTAACTTGGTTGAACTTGCACCTGCTGAAGAAATCTTCAGTAATCCGCAACATCCATATACCAAACAATTGCTTGCAGCGATTCCTCGAATGGAAAAAGATGAAGCAGAGATTGCGGAACTTCTTAAAGTTGTTCCAAATGGCATTTTCGATTTCACATTTGAAGAAACTGGTGAAGCTGATAAAGATTGGTATGAAGTGGCACCAGATCACTTTGTAGCATGTCGTCTTCTCAATGCTGAAGCGAAAAATAAGAAAGGAGGTATGTAA
- a CDS encoding ABC transporter ATP-binding protein, whose translation MALLEIKNLHTYFDTKRGLVKAVNGVSFSVDEGRTLGIVGESGSGKSQTAMSILQLFESNQRIYEGEIIFNGEVLSDYTEEQLRKVRGNDISMIFQEPMTSLNPVFTVERQISEVLMLHQGMTKQEASQRALEMLASVKIPRPEKVLKNYPHQLSGGMSQRVMIAMALACNPKLLIADEPTTALDVIIQAEILKLMNDLKTDYNTSILFITHDLGVISQMADDVIVMYGGKIVEAAPIKAIFSDAKHPYTKRLLNAFLKTDISGRKDRKEVEADLYSSENEVYDFYNFKTNAIADVDWHCVGENHYVACNLKK comes from the coding sequence ATGGCTTTATTAGAAATTAAAAACCTACATACCTACTTTGATACAAAACGTGGCTTGGTAAAAGCTGTTAATGGTGTTTCTTTCTCTGTAGATGAAGGACGTACATTGGGTATTGTTGGTGAATCAGGAAGTGGAAAGAGTCAGACAGCAATGTCGATCTTACAATTGTTTGAATCAAACCAACGTATCTATGAAGGTGAGATTATCTTTAACGGTGAAGTTCTATCGGATTATACGGAAGAACAATTACGTAAAGTTCGTGGAAATGATATTTCTATGATTTTCCAAGAACCGATGACAAGTTTAAACCCGGTCTTCACGGTTGAACGTCAAATTAGTGAAGTATTAATGCTTCACCAAGGTATGACTAAGCAAGAAGCGAGTCAACGCGCACTGGAAATGCTTGCATCCGTTAAAATTCCTCGTCCAGAGAAAGTTCTAAAAAACTATCCTCACCAATTATCAGGTGGGATGAGTCAACGTGTTATGATTGCGATGGCGCTTGCATGTAATCCTAAGCTTTTAATCGCTGATGAGCCTACAACGGCTCTTGATGTTATTATTCAAGCAGAGATTCTTAAACTAATGAATGATCTTAAAACAGATTACAACACATCAATTCTCTTTATTACTCATGACCTCGGTGTTATCAGTCAAATGGCAGATGATGTTATTGTTATGTATGGTGGTAAGATTGTTGAAGCGGCACCAATCAAAGCAATCTTTTCAGATGCGAAACATCCATATACGAAGCGCTTATTAAACGCGTTCTTAAAAACGGATATTAGTGGACGTAAAGATCGTAAAGAAGTTGAAGCGGATCTTTATTCTTCAGAAAACGAAGTTTATGACTTCTATAACTTTAAGACAAACGCAATTGCGGATGTTGATTGGCATTGTGTTGGTGAAAACCACTACGTTGCATGTAATTTAAAGAAATAA
- a CDS encoding MarR family winged helix-turn-helix transcriptional regulator has product MESVLSQLYRALERKHRSVVQAYLDTLGLYIGQPRFLFELYRNPGLTQRELAEILVVTKETVSVALKRLEQGDFIRREIPEDDKRCRQLYLTEKGEATIVELKKNFDSINNSMFLNLSTEQQLQLEELLTEMIKGLEARETNENVL; this is encoded by the coding sequence ATGGAATCTGTCTTATCACAACTTTATCGCGCATTAGAACGAAAACATCGAAGTGTTGTTCAAGCCTATTTAGATACTCTAGGGCTCTATATAGGGCAACCACGTTTTCTTTTTGAGCTGTATCGAAATCCTGGTTTGACACAAAGAGAGTTAGCAGAAATACTTGTGGTTACAAAGGAAACAGTATCTGTAGCTCTAAAACGTCTTGAACAAGGAGATTTTATTCGCAGGGAAATACCGGAAGATGATAAACGGTGTCGTCAGCTATACCTGACTGAAAAAGGGGAAGCGACGATTGTCGAGTTGAAGAAAAATTTTGATTCCATAAACAATTCAATGTTCCTGAACTTAAGTACGGAACAACAACTTCAGTTAGAAGAATTACTTACAGAAATGATTAAAGGATTGGAGGCAAGAGAGACAAATGAAAACGTTCTTTAA
- a CDS encoding ABC transporter ATP-binding protein: protein MKTFFKYFKPEIPIALLGIIFVGSVAFIELYQIQLMAQIIDVGIANQDFTVILNVGLKMVGLALLGAVIAMLGLVFPSQASNNFALNLRRDIFKRVQTFSLKNMSQFQTASLVTRLTNDINFLQRTIMMCLRLLVRAPVFLISTVVMTYMISPDLSIVMLGAVVVLSLVLLYVIKEGFPRFVKLQDKVDKMNRKVQESLMNIRVIKSFVREDEESHKFQDENGELFDASVSAMNLMVVMNPALMGAIHFATLFIVWISSFLIVDQHLINIGDLLVFINYLRFTMFSMMMITNVLMMISRSKASVIRLKEVLETEPDITNATILDTLPENPRGDIHFDNVSFRYYEDANDILTNINFAIKPGEHVGIIGSTGSGKSTLINLMVRLIDVTEGTIYLDGKDIRTLDLKSLRSQFGFVPQKNVLFTGTIESNLKLGNPNASQEDLIRATKAASIYDFIMEQEEGFKAPIQQGGTNLSGGQRQRMCIARALVVEPKILVLDDSTSALDAATEQRVKESVQSLYEDVTVISIAQKISSVSDSDMILVMDEGKIVGQGTHTTLLESCSVYQEIYESQQRKGDE from the coding sequence ATGAAAACGTTCTTTAAATATTTTAAACCTGAGATCCCAATCGCATTATTGGGAATTATTTTTGTCGGTAGTGTCGCCTTCATCGAATTGTATCAAATTCAATTGATGGCGCAAATTATCGACGTAGGGATTGCGAATCAAGATTTTACGGTAATCCTTAATGTTGGTCTGAAAATGGTTGGGCTTGCCTTGCTCGGGGCGGTCATTGCGATGCTTGGTTTGGTTTTTCCATCGCAAGCTTCCAACAATTTCGCCTTAAATTTACGTCGAGACATCTTTAAACGTGTACAAACATTTTCGTTAAAGAATATGTCTCAATTTCAAACGGCTTCTTTAGTAACCCGTTTGACGAATGATATCAACTTTCTACAGCGAACCATTATGATGTGCTTACGCTTATTAGTGCGTGCACCAGTATTCCTCATCAGTACAGTTGTGATGACCTATATGATAAGTCCTGATCTGTCCATTGTAATGTTAGGAGCGGTTGTGGTATTATCACTGGTCTTGCTTTATGTTATTAAAGAAGGATTTCCACGATTTGTTAAGTTGCAAGATAAAGTGGATAAGATGAACCGAAAGGTTCAAGAATCCCTCATGAACATTCGAGTTATTAAATCTTTTGTCCGTGAGGATGAAGAATCGCACAAATTTCAAGACGAAAACGGTGAGTTGTTTGATGCTTCCGTCAGCGCCATGAATTTAATGGTGGTCATGAATCCAGCATTAATGGGTGCAATTCACTTTGCGACACTGTTTATCGTATGGATTTCAAGTTTCCTTATTGTTGATCAACATTTAATTAATATTGGTGATTTACTCGTCTTTATAAACTATCTTCGTTTTACGATGTTCTCGATGATGATGATCACAAACGTTTTAATGATGATTTCACGATCGAAAGCATCCGTCATTCGTTTGAAAGAAGTGTTGGAAACTGAACCAGATATTACCAATGCAACAATACTGGATACACTTCCTGAAAATCCACGAGGTGATATTCATTTTGATAATGTCTCATTCCGTTATTATGAGGATGCAAATGATATTCTCACAAACATTAATTTTGCCATTAAACCCGGTGAACATGTCGGGATTATTGGTTCTACAGGTTCAGGTAAGTCTACCTTAATTAATCTCATGGTACGTTTAATTGATGTGACTGAAGGAACAATCTACCTTGATGGAAAAGATATCCGTACGCTTGATTTGAAATCGTTACGCAGTCAATTTGGATTTGTTCCCCAAAAAAATGTGCTGTTTACTGGAACCATTGAGTCGAACCTGAAACTTGGAAATCCAAATGCAAGTCAAGAAGATCTTATTCGTGCTACGAAAGCAGCTTCGATTTATGACTTTATCATGGAACAAGAAGAGGGATTTAAAGCACCAATCCAACAAGGTGGTACCAATTTATCGGGTGGTCAACGTCAACGGATGTGTATTGCTCGAGCACTGGTTGTGGAACCTAAAATTCTTGTTTTAGATGATAGTACGAGTGCCTTGGATGCTGCTACAGAACAACGCGTCAAAGAGTCCGTTCAAAGTCTTTATGAAGATGTTACGGTAATCAGCATTGCGCAAAAAATTAGTTCTGTTTCAGACAGTGATATGATTTTAGTTATGGATGAAGGCAAAATTGTTGGGCAAGGAACTCACACTACGCTGCTTGAGTCCTGTAGTGTTTACCAAGAAATCTATGAAAGCCAACAACGAAAGGGGGATGAATAA